In the Setaria italica strain Yugu1 chromosome VI, Setaria_italica_v2.0, whole genome shotgun sequence genome, one interval contains:
- the LOC101779112 gene encoding (DL)-glycerol-3-phosphatase 2, producing the protein MPSEDAADATPAAAPPPRAAISHVIFDMDGLLLDTEGFYTAVQEKILARYGKVFDWSVKAKMMGKTTAESTRILFEECGLTGLLTTEQFLEEREIMLKELLPTCVAMPGVVRLIHHLHANGIPLAVATGTHKHHFALKTQNHQEIFSLMHHIVTGDDPDVKAGKPSPDIFLAAMRRFECDVEPNNCLVFEDAPLGVAAAKTAGMHVVMVPDARLDVSHHKEADQVLSSLLDFNPSSWGLPLFKD; encoded by the exons ATGCCATCcgaggacgccgccgacgctactcccgcggcggcgccgcctcccagGGCCGCAATCTCGCACGTCATCTTCGACAtggacggcctcctcctcg ACACGGAGGGTTTCTACACGGCGGTGCAGGAGAAGATCCTGGCGAGGTACGGCAAGGTGTTCGACTGGTCCGTCAAGGCGAAGATGATGGGCAAGACGACCGCCGAGTCCACGCGCATCTTGTTCGAGGAGTGCGGCCTCACCGGCCTGCTCACAACGGAGCAGTTCCTCGAGGAGCGCGAGATCATGCTCAAGGAGCTCTTGCCCACCTGCGTTGCCATGCCAG GTGTAGTACGCCTGATCCATCATCTCCATGCTAATGGGATACCACTAGCTGTTGCAACAGG AACCCATAAACATCACTTTGCACTAAAGACACAAAACCACCAGGAAATATTCTCCCTGATGCATCATATTGTCACGGGGGATGATCCAGATGTGAAGGCTGGCAAGCCATCTCCAGATATTTTCCTGGCTGCCATGAGGAGATTTGAG TGTGATGTAGAACCCAATAATTGCTTGGTTTTTGAAGATGCACCATTGGGTGTTGCAGCAGCAAAAACTGCTGGAAT GCATGTAGTGATGGTTCCAGATGCAAGGTTGGATGTTTCACATCACAAAGAAGCTGACCAAGTTCTCAGTTCACTACTGGATTTCAATCCTAGCTCATGGGGCTTGCCACTGTTTAAGGATTAG